A region of Larimichthys crocea isolate SSNF chromosome X, L_crocea_2.0, whole genome shotgun sequence DNA encodes the following proteins:
- the LOC109141863 gene encoding CD209 antigen-like protein E has protein sequence MEMSENTEQHGVGDEMVERGADIYDSADFSQGHEAETKSTVHQQPGRTLFRTVIVCLVLLGVLLLAGRIGTGLYCEKFTSKLQTQSEDSAEKRKQALLELNHFCKDGCTSFNNSFYYISSQYKSWDDSRQDCKDRGADLVIINSKEEQEFINSLRKHVWIGLTDREEQDTWRWVDGSVLNSTGFWGQGQPSGRKDCVSIYWYTMERSWNTEPCTSHLFCICEKVTDF, from the exons atggagATGTCTGAGAACACTGAGCAACATGGGGTAGGCGATGAGATGGTGGAGAGGGGAGCTGATATTTACGACAGCGCAGACTTTTCCCAAGGTCATGAAGCTGAAACAAAGAGCACAGTGCATCAGCAGCCAg GCAGGACTTTGTTCAGGACTGTAATTGTGTGCCTGGTGCTGCTCGGTGTTCTCCTCCTGGCTGGACGCATCGGCACTGGACTCTACTGTGAGAAat TCACATCCAAACTGCAGACCCAAAGCGAGGACTCGgctgaaaagaggaaacaggcCTTACTTGAACTCA ATCATTTCTGTAAGGATGGATGCACATCATTCAACAACAGTTTTTACTACATTTCTTCTCAATACAAGAGCTGGGACGACAGTAGACAGGACTGCAAAGACAGAGGGGCAGATCTGGTCATTATAAACAGCAAAGAAGAGCAG GAATTCATCAATTCCTTACGAAAACATGTCTGGATTGGTCTGACTGACAGAGAAGAACAGGACACATGGAGATGGGTCGATGGTTCAGTTCTGAACAGCACAgg GTTTTGGGGCCAAGGTCAACCCAGTGGCAGGAAGGACTGTGTCTCCATCTACTGGTATACAATGGAGAGAAGCTGGAATACTGAGCCTTGTACCTCGCATCTTTTCTGTATCTGTGAAAAAGTGACTGACTTTTAA
- the LOC109141862 gene encoding CD209 antigen-like protein E isoform X1, whose translation MEMSENIYNNDPVKEEQMEETDFNTPGVGDEMVERVVDIYESTDFYRGHEAETKSAVHQQPGRTLLRAVIVCLVLLCVLLLAGVIGTGLYCEKFTSKLQTQSKDSTQKRKQALLELNNFCKDGCTSFNNSFYYISSQYKSWDDSRQDCKDRGADLVIINSKEEQAFITSLQKHVWIGLTDREEQDTWRWVDGSVLNSTGFWSQDQPSKTFEGKPEDCVAISSSTQVGSWNDENCSTPHFWICEKGDFLPGMSTAPQE comes from the exons atggaGATGTCTGAGAACATTTATAACAATGATCCTGTTAAAGAAGAGCAAATGGAAGAAACAGACTTTAACACACCTGGAGTAGGCGATGAGATGGTGGAGAGGGTAGTTGATATTTATGAAAGCACAGACTTTTACCGAGGTCATGAAGCTGAAACCAAGAGCGCAGTGCATCAGCAGCCAG GCAGGACTTTGCTCAGAGCTGTGATTGTGTGCCTGGTGCTGCTCTGTGTTCTCCTCCTGGCTGGCGTCATCGGCACTGGACTCTACTGTGAGAAAT TCACATCCAAACTGCAGACCCAAAGCAAGGACTCGACTCAAAAGAGGAAACAGGCCTTACTTGAACTCA ATAATTTCTGTAAGGATGGATGCACATCATTCAACAACAGTTTTTACTACATTTCTTCTCAATACAAGAGCTGGGACGACAGCAGACAGGACTGCAAAGACAGAGGGGCAGATCTGGTCATTATAAACAGCAAAGAAGAGCAG GCATTCATCACTTCCTTACAAAAACATGTCTGGATTGGTCTGACTGACAGAGAAGAACAGGACACATGGAGATGGGTCGATGGTTCAGTTCTGAACAGCACAGG GTTTTGGAGCCAAGATCAACCCAGTAAGACATTTGAAGGAAAGCCTGAGGACTGTGTCGCCATCTCTAGCTCCACACAGGTGGGAAGCTGGAATGATGAAAACTGTTCCACACCACATTTTTGGATCTGTGAAAAAGGGGACTTTCTACCAGGGATGAGCACCGCACCACAAGAGTGA
- the LOC113746678 gene encoding CD209 antigen-like protein E isoform X3: protein MEMSENIYNNDPVKEEQMEETDFNTPGVGDEMVERVVDIYDSADFFQDHEAETKIAVHQQPGRTLLRAVIVCLVLLGVLLLAGVIGTGLYFTSKLQTQSEDSTQKRKQALLELNNFCKDGCTSFNNSFYYISSQYKSWDDSRQDCKDRGADLVIINSKEEQAFITSLRKQVWIGLTDREEQDTWRWVDGSVLNSTEFWDKGQPSGRKDCVSIYWYTMERSWKTEPCTSHLVWICEKVTDFYQ, encoded by the exons atggaGATGTCTGAGAACATTTATAACAATGATCCTGTTAAAGAAGAGCAAATGGAAGAAACAGACTTTAACACACCTGGAGTAGGTGATGAGATGGTGGAGAGGGTAGTTGATATTTATGACAGCGCAGACTTCTTCCAGGATCATGAAGCTGAAACAAAGATCGCAGTGCATCAGCAGCCAg GCAGGACTTTGCTCAGAGCTGTAATTGTGTGCCTGGTGCTGCTCGGTGTTCTCCTCCTGGCTGGCGTCATCGGCACTGGACTCTACT TCACATCCAAACTGCAGACCCAAAGCGAGGACTCGACTCAAAAGAGGAAACAGGCTTTACTTGAACTCA ATAATTTCTGTAAGGATGGATGCACATCATTCAACAACAGTTTTTACTACATTTCTTCTCAATACAAGAGCTGGGACGACAGCAGACAGGACTGCAAAGACAGAGGGGCAGATCTGGTCATTATAAACAGCAAAGAAGAGCAG GCATTCATCACTTCCTTACGAAAACAAGTCTGGATTGGTCTGACTGACAGAGAAGAACAGGACACATGGAGATGGGTCGATGGTTCAGTTCTGAACAGCACAGA GTTTTGGGACAAAGGTCAACCCAGTGGCAGGAAGGACTGTGTCTCCATCTACTGGTATACAATGGAGAGAAGCTGGAAAACTGAGCCTTGTACCTCGCATCTTGTCTGGATCTGTGAAAAAGTGACTGACTTTTACCAATGA
- the LOC113746678 gene encoding C-type lectin domain family 4 member E-like isoform X1: protein MEMSENIYNNDPVKEEQMEETDFNTPGVGDEMVERVVDIYDSADFFQDHEAETKIAVHQQPGRTLLRAVIVCLVLLGVLLLAGVIGTGLYYFLSCALDQRSLTVNLLSHAVTSKLQTQSEDSTQKRKQALLELNNFCKDGCTSFNNSFYYISSQYKSWDDSRQDCKDRGADLVIINSKEEQAFITSLRKQVWIGLTDREEQDTWRWVDGSVLNSTEFWDKGQPSGRKDCVSIYWYTMERSWKTEPCTSHLVWICEKVTDFYQ from the exons atggaGATGTCTGAGAACATTTATAACAATGATCCTGTTAAAGAAGAGCAAATGGAAGAAACAGACTTTAACACACCTGGAGTAGGTGATGAGATGGTGGAGAGGGTAGTTGATATTTATGACAGCGCAGACTTCTTCCAGGATCATGAAGCTGAAACAAAGATCGCAGTGCATCAGCAGCCAg GCAGGACTTTGCTCAGAGCTGTAATTGTGTGCCTGGTGCTGCTCGGTGTTCTCCTCCTGGCTGGCGTCATCGGCACTGGACTCTACT atttcctTAGTTGTGCTCTAGATCAGAGGAGTCTCACTGTGAATTTACTGTCTCATGCAGTCACATCCAAACTGCAGACCCAAAGCGAGGACTCGACTCAAAAGAGGAAACAGGCTTTACTTGAACTCA ATAATTTCTGTAAGGATGGATGCACATCATTCAACAACAGTTTTTACTACATTTCTTCTCAATACAAGAGCTGGGACGACAGCAGACAGGACTGCAAAGACAGAGGGGCAGATCTGGTCATTATAAACAGCAAAGAAGAGCAG GCATTCATCACTTCCTTACGAAAACAAGTCTGGATTGGTCTGACTGACAGAGAAGAACAGGACACATGGAGATGGGTCGATGGTTCAGTTCTGAACAGCACAGA GTTTTGGGACAAAGGTCAACCCAGTGGCAGGAAGGACTGTGTCTCCATCTACTGGTATACAATGGAGAGAAGCTGGAAAACTGAGCCTTGTACCTCGCATCTTGTCTGGATCTGTGAAAAAGTGACTGACTTTTACCAATGA
- the LOC109141862 gene encoding C-type lectin domain family 4 member M-like isoform X2, whose translation MEMSENIYNNDPVKEEQMEETDFNTPGVGDEMVERVVDIYESTDFYRGHEAETKSAVHQQPGRTLLRAVIVCLVLLCVLLLAGVIGTGLYCEKYNFCKDGCTSFNNSFYYISSQYKSWDDSRQDCKDRGADLVIINSKEEQAFITSLQKHVWIGLTDREEQDTWRWVDGSVLNSTGFWSQDQPSKTFEGKPEDCVAISSSTQVGSWNDENCSTPHFWICEKGDFLPGMSTAPQE comes from the exons atggaGATGTCTGAGAACATTTATAACAATGATCCTGTTAAAGAAGAGCAAATGGAAGAAACAGACTTTAACACACCTGGAGTAGGCGATGAGATGGTGGAGAGGGTAGTTGATATTTATGAAAGCACAGACTTTTACCGAGGTCATGAAGCTGAAACCAAGAGCGCAGTGCATCAGCAGCCAG GCAGGACTTTGCTCAGAGCTGTGATTGTGTGCCTGGTGCTGCTCTGTGTTCTCCTCCTGGCTGGCGTCATCGGCACTGGACTCTACTGTGAGAAAT ATAATTTCTGTAAGGATGGATGCACATCATTCAACAACAGTTTTTACTACATTTCTTCTCAATACAAGAGCTGGGACGACAGCAGACAGGACTGCAAAGACAGAGGGGCAGATCTGGTCATTATAAACAGCAAAGAAGAGCAG GCATTCATCACTTCCTTACAAAAACATGTCTGGATTGGTCTGACTGACAGAGAAGAACAGGACACATGGAGATGGGTCGATGGTTCAGTTCTGAACAGCACAGG GTTTTGGAGCCAAGATCAACCCAGTAAGACATTTGAAGGAAAGCCTGAGGACTGTGTCGCCATCTCTAGCTCCACACAGGTGGGAAGCTGGAATGATGAAAACTGTTCCACACCACATTTTTGGATCTGTGAAAAAGGGGACTTTCTACCAGGGATGAGCACCGCACCACAAGAGTGA
- the LOC113746678 gene encoding CD209 antigen-like protein E isoform X2 — protein sequence MEMSENIYNNDPVKEEQMEETDFNTPGVGDEMVERVVDIYDSADFFQDHEAETKIAVHQQPGRTLLRAVIVCLVLLGVLLLAGVIGTGLYCEKFTSKLQTQSEDSTQKRKQALLELNNFCKDGCTSFNNSFYYISSQYKSWDDSRQDCKDRGADLVIINSKEEQAFITSLRKQVWIGLTDREEQDTWRWVDGSVLNSTEFWDKGQPSGRKDCVSIYWYTMERSWKTEPCTSHLVWICEKVTDFYQ from the exons atggaGATGTCTGAGAACATTTATAACAATGATCCTGTTAAAGAAGAGCAAATGGAAGAAACAGACTTTAACACACCTGGAGTAGGTGATGAGATGGTGGAGAGGGTAGTTGATATTTATGACAGCGCAGACTTCTTCCAGGATCATGAAGCTGAAACAAAGATCGCAGTGCATCAGCAGCCAg GCAGGACTTTGCTCAGAGCTGTAATTGTGTGCCTGGTGCTGCTCGGTGTTCTCCTCCTGGCTGGCGTCATCGGCACTGGACTCTACTGTGAGaaat TCACATCCAAACTGCAGACCCAAAGCGAGGACTCGACTCAAAAGAGGAAACAGGCTTTACTTGAACTCA ATAATTTCTGTAAGGATGGATGCACATCATTCAACAACAGTTTTTACTACATTTCTTCTCAATACAAGAGCTGGGACGACAGCAGACAGGACTGCAAAGACAGAGGGGCAGATCTGGTCATTATAAACAGCAAAGAAGAGCAG GCATTCATCACTTCCTTACGAAAACAAGTCTGGATTGGTCTGACTGACAGAGAAGAACAGGACACATGGAGATGGGTCGATGGTTCAGTTCTGAACAGCACAGA GTTTTGGGACAAAGGTCAACCCAGTGGCAGGAAGGACTGTGTCTCCATCTACTGGTATACAATGGAGAGAAGCTGGAAAACTGAGCCTTGTACCTCGCATCTTGTCTGGATCTGTGAAAAAGTGACTGACTTTTACCAATGA